Proteins from a genomic interval of Capsicum annuum cultivar UCD-10X-F1 chromosome 4, UCD10Xv1.1, whole genome shotgun sequence:
- the LOC107855903 gene encoding craniofacial development protein 2-like produces the protein MTETRWVGSKARDVGGYKLWYLRRDKHRNGVDILVDEEFRGQVVEIKRVKARFWEDLDVVVRSVTSAEKIVLVGDFNGHIGVLPGGYDDVHSSFGFGVRNGEGMDLLDFARAFELVVVNSSFPKKEDHLITFRSAKAKTQIDFLLLRKGDRVLCKDCKVIPS, from the exons ATGACG GAGACTAGGTGGGTAggatctaaggctagggatgtgggtGGGTACAAGCTTTGGTACTTGAGGAGGGATAAGCATCGGAATGGAGTCGAtatcttagtggatgaggagTTTAGAGGTCAGGTGGTGGAGATTAAGAGG GTGAAAGCGAGATTTTGGGAAGATTTGGACGTGGTGGTGAGAAGCGTGACTAGCGCAGAGAAGATCGTCCTAgtaggggacttcaatgggcacattggtGTCCTACCTGGAGGCTATGATGATGTGCATAGTAGTTTTGGCTTCGGTGTTAGAAATGGCGAGGGAATGGAcctgttggattttgcgagggcctttgagCTGGTGGTTGTGAACTCGAGTTTCccaaagaaggaggatcacctaaTTACCTTTCGAAGTGCGaaagccaagactcagattgactttctaCTGCTTAGGAAGGGCGATAGGGTactatgtaaagactgtaaggTCATTCCAAGCTAG